A genome region from Syntrophorhabdaceae bacterium includes the following:
- a CDS encoding TVP38/TMEM64 family protein, with the protein MTKHAVKRIILSALIAGLLVTFWVMDFGDYLTLAHVKSSLKGLSVLKLEHSGLVILIYFTVYVAAAALSLPGAAVLTIIAGALFGFAAGTLIVSFASAIGATLACMISRFVLGDFLQARLGDRVTRINEGIEKEGAFYLFTLRLIPVFPFWVINLVVGLTRMPLWKFYWVSQAGMLAGTMIYVNAGRQFAGIQSFKGILSPGLITSLALLGVFPLAAKKFVMFYRRKKGSGDDQ; encoded by the coding sequence ATGACCAAGCACGCGGTAAAAAGGATAATACTTTCTGCCCTCATAGCCGGTCTTCTCGTGACCTTTTGGGTAATGGATTTCGGCGACTACCTTACCCTTGCCCACGTGAAGAGCTCACTCAAAGGTTTGAGCGTCCTTAAACTAGAACATTCGGGCCTCGTGATCCTCATCTATTTCACCGTATACGTTGCCGCAGCGGCCCTCTCTCTGCCGGGGGCGGCGGTTCTCACCATAATTGCCGGCGCGCTCTTCGGCTTTGCGGCGGGTACACTCATCGTCTCGTTTGCCAGCGCCATCGGAGCAACGCTCGCCTGTATGATTTCACGCTTTGTTCTGGGCGACTTTTTACAGGCGAGGCTCGGTGACAGAGTTACCCGCATCAATGAGGGAATCGAAAAGGAGGGGGCATTTTATCTGTTTACACTACGCTTGATCCCTGTGTTTCCGTTCTGGGTCATCAACCTGGTTGTGGGTCTCACCAGAATGCCGCTATGGAAGTTCTACTGGGTGTCCCAGGCCGGTATGCTCGCAGGAACCATGATCTATGTGAACGCGGGCAGACAGTTCGCCGGGATTCAATCTTTCAAGGGAATTCTCTCTCCTGGTCTGATCACCTCCCTCGCGCTTCTTGGGGTTTTCCCGCTGGCGGCAAAGAAATTCGTGATGTTCTACCGGCGAAAGAAGGGATCGGGTGACGATCAATAA
- a CDS encoding TIGR04282 family arsenosugar biosynthesis glycosyltransferase, protein MKVVSTVSKSNGKRCVIVFVKAPKEGMVKSRLAAFLGEKTARALYRCFVEDIIATLNRGAHPVIIYFSPARALAEIKSWLGVKRRYVPQTGDDLGQRMRNAFLEMFSTGIDSVILVGSDIPDITKELLEEAFDSLDDHDVVIGPAHDGGYYLIGFNRGFFLPDVFEEIEWSTPHVFAETTRRLIKRGLRVRVLDRKRDIDTVDDLAAYYRDGIKSGLKGSVTMGYLDSHRGDLSQVRGFSQGVTRGHELKDRVIRATPVSGKEGG, encoded by the coding sequence ATGAAGGTTGTATCCACGGTCTCAAAAAGTAATGGTAAGCGATGCGTTATCGTCTTTGTCAAGGCGCCGAAGGAGGGCATGGTCAAATCGCGGCTCGCTGCGTTTCTCGGTGAGAAGACCGCTCGCGCGCTCTACCGTTGCTTTGTGGAAGATATCATAGCCACACTTAATCGGGGAGCCCATCCCGTTATCATCTATTTCTCTCCTGCTCGCGCGTTAGCGGAGATAAAGAGTTGGCTCGGCGTGAAGCGTCGTTACGTGCCGCAGACCGGAGATGACCTCGGACAAAGAATGAGGAACGCGTTTCTGGAAATGTTTTCCACGGGTATTGACTCGGTGATCCTTGTGGGTAGCGACATCCCGGATATCACGAAAGAACTTCTGGAAGAGGCTTTTGACTCTCTTGATGATCATGATGTCGTTATAGGGCCGGCCCACGACGGGGGTTACTACCTGATTGGCTTTAATCGGGGCTTCTTTCTTCCCGATGTTTTTGAAGAGATCGAATGGAGCACTCCACACGTCTTTGCAGAGACCACGCGGCGGTTGATCAAGCGAGGCTTACGTGTCCGCGTACTCGATCGGAAGAGAGATATCGATACTGTGGACGATCTGGCGGCTTATTATCGCGATGGAATCAAGAGCGGTTTGAAAGGCTCGGTGACCATGGGATATCTAGACTCCCACCGAGGGGATCTCTCACAGGTGAGGGGCTTCTCACAGGGGGTGACACGTGGCCATGAGCTTAAGGACCGAGTGATACGGGCGACTCCGGTAAGTGGAAAAGAAGGAGGATAA
- the msrB gene encoding peptide-methionine (R)-S-oxide reductase MsrB: MKLMKMMKKILYAAGIVLCLMVWEKEVSANEGSLRHITNGAATGSVQNNGQMQGKNMQNWRNYKKPDDATLKKILTPLQYKVTQRKGTEPPFDNEYDGNHRQGIYVDILSGEPLFSSVDKFDSGTGWPSFTKPLEPGNIVEKVDRSLFIKRIEVRSKHADSHLGHVFNDGPPPLRLRYCMNSAALRFIPKDDLVKEGYGEYVTLFNTK, encoded by the coding sequence ATGAAATTAATGAAGATGATGAAGAAAATACTGTATGCGGCCGGAATCGTGCTCTGTCTTATGGTATGGGAAAAGGAGGTTTCTGCGAATGAGGGTTCGTTAAGGCACATAACAAACGGCGCCGCCACGGGTTCCGTGCAAAATAACGGGCAGATGCAAGGAAAGAACATGCAGAATTGGCGAAACTATAAAAAACCAGACGACGCCACCTTGAAGAAGATACTCACACCCCTACAATATAAGGTGACCCAGCGCAAAGGCACCGAACCCCCTTTCGATAACGAATACGACGGCAACCACAGGCAGGGCATCTATGTCGACATCCTCTCGGGCGAACCCCTGTTTAGCTCTGTGGACAAATTCGACTCGGGTACAGGCTGGCCGAGCTTCACAAAACCGCTCGAGCCCGGTAATATCGTGGAGAAGGTAGACAGGAGCCTTTTTATAAAACGCATCGAGGTGCGGAGTAAGCATGCTGATTCGCATTTGGGCCACGTGTTCAACGACGGCCCGCCACCCTTGAGACTCAGATACTGCATGAACTCGGCGGCGCTGCGGTTTATCCCCAAAGATGACCTGGTAAAAGAGGGTTATGGGGAATATGTAACACTTTTTAATACGAAGTGA
- the infC gene encoding translation initiation factor IF-3, which produces MSLIARDTGKDTINVNEKVRAREVRLIADDGRQLGVVSTSEALRMAREQELDLVEVSPKTVPPVCKIMDYGKFKYQLAKKAHDAKKKQAVVHLKEMKLGLKIEEHDLQFKIKHLREFLEEGYKIKVIIMFKGREILHIDMGEKLATKIIEALKDLGAIEQRSRFDGRNIVMIFAPL; this is translated from the coding sequence GTGAGCCTTATAGCAAGGGATACCGGTAAGGATACGATTAATGTAAATGAGAAAGTTCGTGCGCGAGAAGTCAGATTGATCGCCGACGACGGAAGACAGCTCGGCGTGGTATCGACTTCGGAGGCGCTGAGAATGGCAAGAGAACAGGAGCTCGATCTGGTCGAGGTTTCACCGAAAACAGTTCCTCCTGTGTGTAAGATCATGGATTATGGCAAGTTCAAATATCAACTTGCCAAGAAAGCCCATGACGCCAAGAAAAAGCAGGCCGTGGTCCATTTAAAGGAGATGAAGCTGGGTCTCAAAATAGAGGAACATGACCTTCAGTTCAAGATAAAGCATCTGCGCGAGTTTCTTGAAGAAGGGTACAAGATAAAGGTCATCATCATGTTCAAAGGAAGAGAGATACTCCACATCGATATGGGCGAAAAGCTTGCCACCAAGATCATAGAAGCCCTTAAGGACTTGGGGGCGATAGAACAGAGATCGCGGTTCGACGGGAGAAATATCGTGATGATTTTTGCTCCACTGTAA
- a CDS encoding FAD-dependent oxidoreductase, translating into MATYDYDIGVVGAGAAGLTVAAGAAQAGARVLILEREEALGGDCLHYGCVPSKALIRCAHVYHLLKSAPRFGLPQVTLKRPDFRQIAARIQSVIDAIQKHDSKERFCDLGAQVLLGEAVFEDDRSVSLNGKRYSAKSWVIATGSRAAIPPIPGLTQTPYVTNREIFGLKELPESLAIIGGGPIGIELAQAFTRLGTKVTVIEFLGQILNADDPDMAGEVMNVLKTEGVEFHLDSQVVRTIDTGQEREVTFKKKDEVRSVRAQVLLVATGRRVNLDGLGLEKIGVAFDQKGLRLDGRLRTSRSNIYGAGDVTGVYQFTHAAGYEGGIVLANTIFHVPKKVSYSHVPWVTYADPELASIGLNEKAAKMRGIKYSTWSEPFEMNDRGVAEGEITGKIKMLLDEKERPIGVAILGPRAGDLLAEWVAVLNGNVRLSTLASAVHPYPTLGEINRQVAGRFLATKIFSDRVKKALKLFFNLKGRACGPGA; encoded by the coding sequence ATGGCTACGTACGATTATGATATAGGCGTTGTAGGCGCAGGCGCGGCCGGGCTCACCGTCGCAGCAGGCGCAGCCCAGGCAGGCGCCAGGGTGTTGATCTTAGAGAGGGAAGAAGCGCTTGGGGGCGATTGCCTGCACTACGGGTGCGTACCGAGCAAAGCGCTTATCAGGTGCGCCCACGTGTACCATCTCTTGAAAAGCGCACCGCGTTTCGGTCTGCCTCAGGTGACGCTTAAGCGGCCGGACTTTCGTCAGATCGCTGCAAGGATCCAGTCGGTCATAGATGCCATTCAGAAACATGATTCGAAAGAGCGATTCTGCGACCTTGGCGCTCAAGTCCTTCTCGGTGAAGCAGTCTTTGAGGATGACCGCTCGGTGAGCCTTAACGGCAAACGATACTCGGCCAAAAGCTGGGTCATCGCGACTGGGTCGAGGGCTGCCATACCGCCCATTCCGGGACTCACGCAAACGCCGTACGTCACGAATAGAGAGATCTTCGGCTTGAAGGAGCTGCCTGAGTCCCTGGCGATTATCGGGGGAGGACCCATAGGGATTGAGCTGGCTCAGGCCTTTACGAGGCTCGGAACCAAAGTGACGGTGATCGAGTTTCTCGGGCAGATCCTTAATGCGGACGATCCTGACATGGCCGGCGAGGTTATGAACGTCTTGAAGACAGAAGGAGTGGAATTCCACCTCGACTCCCAGGTTGTGCGCACGATCGATACCGGACAAGAGAGAGAAGTCACCTTTAAAAAGAAAGACGAGGTGAGAAGCGTCAGGGCCCAAGTGCTTCTTGTAGCTACAGGCCGCAGGGTGAATCTGGACGGGCTTGGCCTGGAAAAGATCGGCGTGGCTTTTGACCAAAAAGGCTTGAGACTCGATGGAAGATTGAGGACGAGCCGGAGCAACATCTACGGGGCAGGCGATGTCACAGGCGTCTACCAGTTCACCCATGCCGCTGGTTACGAGGGGGGCATCGTGCTTGCCAATACAATATTCCACGTGCCGAAAAAGGTAAGCTATAGCCATGTTCCCTGGGTAACCTATGCGGACCCCGAGCTTGCCTCTATCGGGCTCAACGAGAAAGCTGCAAAGATGAGGGGGATCAAATATTCTACCTGGTCTGAGCCCTTTGAGATGAACGACAGAGGGGTCGCAGAGGGCGAGATAACAGGAAAGATCAAGATGCTTCTCGATGAAAAGGAGAGACCCATTGGCGTCGCGATCCTTGGCCCGCGCGCAGGAGACCTGCTCGCCGAATGGGTGGCTGTGCTGAACGGGAATGTCAGGCTGTCTACCTTAGCTTCAGCCGTTCATCCTTACCCGACACTGGGGGAAATAAACCGACAGGTGGCGGGAAGATTTCTTGCCACGAAAATATTCTCGGACAGGGTCAAAAAAGCACTCAAGCTATTTTTTAATCTCAAGGGAAGAGCTTGCGGCCCGGGCGCGTGA
- the arsS gene encoding arsenosugar biosynthesis radical SAM (seleno)protein ArsS (Some members of this family are selenoproteins.): protein MNEFDKRVGGSQSQGLFSRAIDIFQVNLGLKCNQQCVHCHHEASPSRLEQMEWQVMELIVAAAQGARCQCVDLTGGAPELNPHFRDFVDALRGKDIPVQVRTNLTVFFEPTAEGLPEFLREREIRLVASLPCYTEENVCAQRGEGVYGKSIAALTRLNALGYGLDPALPLNLVYNPGGSFLPYLQASLEQDYRRELNERSGIHFTNLLTITNMPLGRFRKDLLRRNEESPYLALLKESFNPETVPGLMCRNQISVGWDGTLYDCDFNLALDIPLNHGAPDQILNFSSAAIEKRRIMTGDHCFGCTAGAGSSCSGSIVTRAAQGPEE, encoded by the coding sequence ATGAATGAATTTGATAAAAGAGTGGGTGGATCGCAGAGCCAGGGACTATTTAGCCGCGCGATCGATATTTTTCAGGTGAATCTCGGTCTCAAATGCAACCAGCAATGCGTGCATTGCCACCACGAAGCGTCTCCTTCGCGTCTCGAACAGATGGAGTGGCAGGTAATGGAACTCATTGTCGCGGCGGCTCAGGGCGCACGATGCCAGTGTGTAGATCTCACGGGCGGCGCTCCCGAACTGAACCCCCATTTTCGTGATTTTGTGGACGCGCTCAGGGGTAAGGACATTCCGGTGCAGGTGCGGACAAATCTCACCGTTTTTTTTGAGCCGACTGCGGAGGGCCTGCCGGAATTCTTGAGAGAGCGCGAAATCAGGCTTGTGGCTTCTTTACCCTGCTATACTGAAGAAAACGTGTGCGCGCAGCGAGGAGAGGGGGTGTACGGGAAAAGCATCGCAGCACTTACGCGCCTTAATGCACTGGGCTACGGACTCGATCCGGCCCTGCCCCTCAATCTTGTATACAACCCCGGCGGGTCGTTCTTGCCTTATCTTCAGGCTTCCCTTGAGCAAGACTATCGGCGGGAGCTCAATGAGCGTTCTGGCATTCATTTTACAAACCTTTTGACTATCACGAACATGCCTCTCGGAAGGTTCCGGAAGGACCTTTTGAGACGCAACGAGGAATCGCCATATCTCGCCCTCTTGAAGGAGTCTTTTAATCCGGAGACCGTTCCGGGACTCATGTGCCGGAACCAGATCAGCGTGGGCTGGGATGGGACTCTTTATGACTGTGACTTCAATCTTGCCCTTGATATCCCGCTCAATCACGGCGCTCCCGACCAGATCCTCAACTTTTCTTCCGCTGCGATTGAGAAGCGTCGCATCATGACAGGAGATCACTGTTTCGGATGTACGGCCGGGGCCGGTTCCTCATGCAGCGGATCAATCGTTACCCGAGCGGCCCAAGGTCCGGAAGAATGA
- the thrS gene encoding threonine--tRNA ligase: MNENLDILRHSTSHLMAQAVRDLFPGVKVAIGPSIENGFYYDFDYDPGFTEEDLEKIEKRMKEIVASDIPIERKIMKKDEAIEMFTGMGEPYKVDLLNGMEDKEVTTYTQGSFTDLCRGPHLTSTGQIKAFKLLSLAGAYWRGDEHNKMLRRIYGTAFADEKSLNEYMAFLEEVKKRDHRRLGKELDLFSVSDEVGAGLVIYHPNGALLRYLLEDFERKEHLKRGYQFVYGPHILKLDMWKKSGHFDNYRENMYFTKIDEVEYGIKPMNCLSHIMVYKSQIRSYRDLPLRYFELGTVSRHEKSGVLHGLMRVREFTQDDAHIFLRPDQLHEEILGIIRFVQDVMAIFGFRFEMEISTRPSQSIGSDEDWDRAESALKEVLDTEGLPYELNVGDGAFYGPKIDIKLKDAIGRKWQCATIQCDFALPERFDLTYADSDGKRKRPVMLHRVVLGAMERFIGVLIEHYGGKFPVWLAPTQVVIMNITDDQGDYVRGIYDSMISEEIRAELDTRNEKLGLKIRESVVKKIPYMVIAGKNEMEKKSITVRLRDGGELKDLKVEDFIKRVKEDNILRR; the protein is encoded by the coding sequence ATGAATGAAAACCTTGATATATTAAGGCACAGTACATCTCATCTCATGGCGCAAGCGGTGCGAGACTTGTTCCCCGGGGTCAAGGTGGCTATCGGCCCCTCGATTGAGAACGGTTTCTACTACGATTTTGATTACGATCCTGGTTTTACGGAAGAAGATCTTGAAAAGATTGAGAAACGGATGAAAGAAATCGTGGCCTCCGACATCCCCATTGAGCGAAAGATCATGAAGAAGGACGAGGCCATAGAGATGTTCACCGGGATGGGCGAGCCGTACAAGGTCGACCTCTTAAACGGGATGGAGGATAAAGAAGTGACCACCTACACCCAGGGCTCCTTCACGGACCTGTGCAGGGGACCGCATCTTACCTCCACCGGTCAAATCAAAGCCTTCAAGCTCCTCTCCCTTGCAGGGGCTTACTGGAGGGGCGACGAGCACAACAAGATGCTCAGGCGTATATACGGCACAGCCTTCGCCGATGAAAAATCATTGAATGAATACATGGCCTTTCTCGAAGAGGTGAAGAAGAGGGACCACAGGCGGCTCGGCAAAGAGCTTGACCTTTTCAGCGTGTCCGATGAGGTCGGCGCGGGGCTCGTTATCTATCATCCGAACGGGGCCCTGCTCAGATACCTGCTCGAAGATTTTGAACGCAAGGAACACTTAAAGCGTGGATATCAGTTTGTTTACGGGCCCCATATCCTGAAGCTTGACATGTGGAAGAAGTCGGGCCATTTCGACAACTACCGTGAGAACATGTACTTCACGAAGATCGATGAAGTGGAGTATGGGATCAAGCCGATGAACTGTCTCTCACATATAATGGTTTACAAGTCGCAGATTAGAAGTTATCGCGACTTGCCACTGCGCTACTTTGAGCTCGGTACGGTCTCGCGGCACGAAAAGTCGGGCGTGCTTCACGGACTCATGCGCGTGAGAGAGTTCACCCAGGACGATGCCCATATATTTCTTCGTCCCGATCAGCTTCATGAGGAGATACTCGGCATCATCCGATTCGTACAGGACGTGATGGCCATCTTCGGCTTTCGATTTGAGATGGAGATCAGCACGAGACCTTCTCAATCCATCGGTTCCGATGAAGACTGGGACCGGGCAGAGAGCGCCCTCAAAGAAGTGCTTGATACGGAAGGGTTGCCTTATGAGCTGAACGTCGGAGACGGGGCTTTTTACGGGCCCAAAATTGATATCAAGCTCAAGGATGCAATCGGTAGGAAATGGCAATGCGCCACAATTCAGTGTGACTTTGCCCTCCCTGAACGCTTCGATCTTACCTACGCGGACAGCGATGGAAAGCGCAAACGGCCTGTCATGCTCCACCGGGTTGTGCTTGGAGCCATGGAACGTTTCATCGGCGTGCTCATCGAGCACTACGGCGGGAAGTTCCCTGTCTGGCTCGCGCCCACGCAGGTCGTCATCATGAATATTACCGATGACCAGGGAGACTATGTTCGCGGTATTTATGATTCGATGATCAGTGAGGAGATAAGGGCCGAGCTCGACACGAGAAATGAAAAACTCGGTTTAAAAATCAGGGAAAGTGTGGTAAAGAAAATCCCCTATATGGTCATCGCGGGTAAGAATGAGATGGAAAAGAAATCCATTACCGTGCGACTCCGCGACGGCGGGGAATTGAAAGATCTCAAAGTGGAAGATTTTATCAAGAGGGTAAAGGAAGACAATATACTCAGGAGGTGA
- the msrA gene encoding peptide-methionine (S)-S-oxide reductase MsrA, with translation MKIGYILLIIGSGLVLASVCGATGAQGAGTLEKATFAGGCFWCMEPAFDHLQGVVSVTVGYTGGSKKDPTYEEVSSGSTGHAESIEIIYDPSKTSYKKLLDVFWHNVDPTVSNQQFCDVGNQYRSAIFYHNEEQKKLAEESKDALIRSGKFKTIYTEITPATQFYRAEEYHQEYYKKNPLRYKFYRYNCGRDKRLKEVWGEAAGSH, from the coding sequence ATGAAGATCGGATACATTTTACTGATTATTGGAAGCGGCCTTGTTCTCGCCTCCGTATGTGGGGCGACAGGGGCACAAGGCGCCGGCACACTCGAAAAGGCTACTTTTGCGGGTGGATGTTTCTGGTGCATGGAACCGGCTTTTGATCACCTTCAGGGGGTCGTATCAGTCACGGTCGGCTACACCGGAGGATCCAAAAAGGACCCTACCTACGAAGAGGTCTCGTCGGGCTCAACCGGTCACGCGGAATCTATCGAGATCATATACGATCCATCGAAGACGAGCTACAAAAAGCTCCTCGACGTATTCTGGCACAATGTGGATCCGACCGTGTCAAACCAACAGTTCTGTGATGTAGGCAATCAATACCGGAGTGCTATTTTCTATCACAATGAAGAGCAGAAAAAGCTTGCCGAAGAATCAAAAGATGCGCTCATCCGTTCGGGAAAGTTCAAGACCATTTATACGGAAATCACGCCGGCAACTCAATTTTACCGGGCCGAGGAGTATCATCAAGAATACTATAAGAAAAACCCTCTCCGTTACAAATTCTATCGCTATAACTGCGGTCGTGATAAGCGATTGAAAGAGGTTTGGGGAGAGGCAGCGGGATCGCACTGA
- the rpmI gene encoding 50S ribosomal protein L35: MKTHRGLAKRVKLTARGKVKRAKAFHSHLLSSKTPKMKRRLSKSDTVHQNDIKRIKALLPYS; this comes from the coding sequence ATGAAAACCCATCGGGGTTTAGCGAAAAGGGTGAAATTAACTGCGAGAGGCAAAGTCAAGCGCGCGAAGGCCTTCCACAGTCATCTGCTTTCATCTAAGACGCCAAAGATGAAGAGAAGATTATCAAAATCCGACACGGTCCATCAGAACGACATAAAGCGGATAAAAGCATTATTACCATATTCATAG